A genomic window from Tolypothrix sp. PCC 7910 includes:
- a CDS encoding M48 family metallopeptidase: MLPKLRKGVSLLLGIGTAVGVGLTSLAPASAVPWGQLLFNGIQLLQLSNVSPKQTVALGQNIHQQVRQSYRLDSNAQTNAYVNRVGQRLARASNCSEIPFRFYVVRDSSINAFATTGGYVYVNTGLIKATDNEDQLASVMGHEIAHICNNDLINKLKQTQLAQGAASLAGLDQSAVTAIAYKLAVDLPNSREAEFNADDKGLQYMRRAGYNPSAMPAFLKKLLRQSSQPSFLSSHPATQERISVIERKISAGR, translated from the coding sequence ATGCTTCCGAAATTACGTAAAGGTGTTTCTCTATTACTTGGTATAGGTACTGCTGTCGGTGTGGGATTAACTTCTCTTGCACCAGCTAGTGCAGTTCCTTGGGGTCAGCTACTATTTAATGGGATTCAGTTGTTGCAACTTTCCAACGTTTCTCCAAAGCAAACAGTTGCACTAGGTCAAAATATTCACCAGCAGGTAAGGCAAAGTTACAGATTAGATTCCAATGCTCAAACTAATGCTTACGTTAACCGTGTTGGTCAACGGTTAGCTAGAGCTAGTAACTGCTCGGAAATTCCTTTTCGCTTTTATGTAGTCCGAGATTCTAGTATTAATGCATTCGCCACAACTGGTGGTTATGTATATGTCAATACTGGACTAATCAAAGCAACAGATAATGAAGACCAGTTAGCATCAGTGATGGGACACGAAATTGCTCACATTTGCAACAACGACCTGATCAACAAATTAAAACAAACCCAGCTAGCTCAAGGTGCAGCCTCACTTGCTGGTTTAGATCAAAGTGCTGTAACTGCGATCGCTTACAAGTTGGCTGTAGATTTACCCAATAGCCGTGAAGCCGAATTTAACGCTGATGATAAAGGCTTACAGTATATGAGACGAGCTGGGTATAATCCAAGTGCTATGCCTGCATTCTTGAAAAAATTACTTCGGCAATCTTCTCAACCATCATTTTTAAGTAGCCACCCAGCAACACAAGAGCGGATTTCTGTGATTGAAAGAAAAATTTCTGCGGGTAGGTAA
- a CDS encoding Hsp20/alpha crystallin family protein: MALIRWNPFRDIDRVEPFREIDTLQRQMNRLFEELMPTTNGGKDIGFGFVPAAEIEETDDTIRLKLEIPGLEAKDINVEVTTDSVSISGERKSETKTEENGVARSEFRYGKFQRVIPLPSQIQHEKVEAEYKDGILKLTLPKAEADKQKVVKVNIG; the protein is encoded by the coding sequence ATGGCACTTATACGTTGGAATCCATTCCGGGATATTGACCGTGTAGAACCATTCCGCGAAATTGATACTTTACAACGGCAAATGAACCGCTTGTTCGAGGAATTAATGCCAACAACTAACGGTGGTAAAGATATCGGATTTGGCTTTGTTCCAGCAGCGGAAATAGAAGAAACTGATGACACAATTCGCCTGAAACTAGAAATCCCAGGATTGGAAGCAAAAGATATCAATGTAGAAGTTACTACCGATTCAGTTTCGATTAGTGGTGAAAGGAAATCTGAAACTAAGACCGAAGAAAACGGTGTAGCTCGCTCGGAATTCCGCTATGGTAAATTCCAACGGGTGATTCCCCTACCGTCCCAAATTCAACATGAAAAGGTAGAAGCCGAATATAAAGATGGCATTCTTAAACTCACATTACCGAAAGCAGAAGCTGACAAACAAAAAGTTGTTAAGGTAAATATCGGTTAA
- a CDS encoding rhomboid family intramembrane serine protease yields MIPINDNIRIRHRPMITYWLIGINIAIFLWEIQLELSDKLGAFIQTWGVIPAQIIGGIINASVNPAAWIVVGWRLLSLPVAMFLHGSFSQILGNLLFLWVFGKSLENILGHGRYLGFYLLTGIFTELVQIFSETNLTVPLIGANGAIASVLGAYIVKFPKAKIDSILPLVFIYIPAKLPAFAYLVWWFIQQLFYGIGSLNIPPAGVNQFSIAYWAQAAGLVIGAVFMRLQR; encoded by the coding sequence ATGATTCCTATTAATGATAATATTCGCATTCGTCATCGACCGATGATTACTTACTGGCTGATTGGTATTAATATTGCAATATTTTTATGGGAAATCCAATTAGAATTAAGCGATAAATTAGGCGCATTTATTCAAACTTGGGGTGTGATACCAGCACAAATTATTGGCGGAATTATCAATGCGAGTGTTAACCCAGCTGCTTGGATAGTGGTAGGCTGGCGATTGCTTTCTTTGCCAGTAGCAATGTTCCTACATGGTAGTTTTAGTCAAATATTAGGTAATCTACTTTTTTTATGGGTTTTTGGTAAGAGTTTAGAAAATATTCTCGGTCATGGACGCTATTTAGGATTTTATTTATTAACTGGCATTTTTACAGAATTAGTACAAATATTTTCTGAAACTAATTTAACAGTTCCCTTGATTGGCGCAAATGGTGCGATCGCATCTGTTTTAGGGGCTTATATTGTAAAGTTTCCTAAAGCCAAAATCGACAGTATTCTGCCCTTAGTATTCATTTATATCCCCGCTAAATTACCAGCATTTGCCTATTTAGTTTGGTGGTTTATCCAACAGTTATTTTATGGGATTGGTAGTTTAAATATTCCCCCAGCGGGGGTTAATCAATTCAGCATTGCTTACTGGGCACAAGCGGCAGGATTAGTGATTGGTGCGGTTTTCATGCGATTACAGCGGTGA
- a CDS encoding serine/threonine-protein kinase encodes MLGNTLVGRYQIISHLGGGGFGETFVACDTQLPGSPQCVVKKLKPQANDPVTLETARRLFDTEAQVLYKLGTHDYIPQLLAYFEENAEFYLVQEFIEGHNLSQELTPGKILTQTEVISLLMEILEILKFVHQQNVIHRDVNPYNLLRRKSDRKLVLIDFGAVKQISSQVITPQGHTKSTVAIGTPGYLPGEQAQGNPKFSSDIYAVGIVALQALTGLPPEQLEKDADTNEIIWQNHTKVSPEFAQVLNKMVCYDFRQRYNSATEALQALQDLTQPAAKTVALIPALPFKNLPNPQLKKEILHKILAATFILGVCGAVGIFIIDGIHTNNATELYKQGNTLYDLQRYQDALAVYDKAVDIRPGYPQGWYGKGKTLAELKQYKEALAAYDKAIQILPDYVEAWSARGLALANLQRYQEAIASFDKALQLEGNSPNIWNAKGEALSSLKQYDNAIKAYDRAIELQKSYEIAWENKGLALHNLKRYDDAITAYDKALELKPDDASFHYNRGNALVNIGRYEDALKDYDRAVQYKSDYYQAWLSRSNILMSLRRYPEAIESFDWVIKSNPGNFQAWYSRGWALHQSQRYQQAIDSYNKAISLRRNDYQVWYNLGNSQYNLQKYEDAIASYNRAVRYKPDHYESWYSKGNALVNLKRYQDAIASYAQAIKYKPDYQQAIEASKQAQNQLQAEKSQPLVIPIITIPNPLAPKQ; translated from the coding sequence ATGCTGGGAAACACACTTGTAGGAAGATACCAAATTATTAGCCACTTGGGTGGTGGGGGGTTCGGGGAAACCTTTGTTGCTTGTGATACTCAATTGCCGGGATCTCCTCAATGTGTTGTCAAAAAACTCAAGCCTCAGGCAAACGATCCAGTAACTTTAGAAACGGCTAGACGTTTATTTGATACAGAAGCTCAAGTTCTGTATAAATTAGGGACTCATGATTATATTCCTCAACTTTTAGCATACTTTGAGGAAAATGCAGAATTCTATCTCGTACAGGAATTTATCGAAGGACACAATCTCAGTCAGGAATTAACACCAGGGAAAATTCTGACTCAAACTGAGGTAATTTCTTTGTTGATGGAGATTCTCGAAATTTTAAAGTTTGTTCATCAACAAAATGTAATTCACCGAGATGTCAATCCCTACAATTTACTGCGACGCAAATCAGATAGGAAGTTAGTGTTAATTGACTTTGGTGCAGTTAAACAAATTTCTTCACAAGTAATTACACCACAAGGACATACTAAATCTACTGTTGCTATTGGTACTCCGGGATATCTACCAGGGGAACAAGCACAAGGGAATCCTAAATTTAGTAGTGATATATATGCGGTGGGGATAGTCGCGCTGCAAGCTTTAACTGGATTACCACCGGAACAATTAGAAAAGGATGCTGATACTAATGAAATTATCTGGCAAAATCATACCAAAGTATCGCCAGAATTTGCCCAAGTTTTAAATAAAATGGTATGTTATGATTTTCGGCAGCGCTACAATTCTGCAACAGAAGCATTACAAGCACTCCAAGACTTAACACAACCAGCTGCTAAAACAGTCGCTTTAATTCCTGCTTTGCCATTTAAAAATTTGCCCAATCCTCAATTAAAAAAAGAAATTTTGCACAAGATTTTAGCAGCTACATTTATTTTAGGTGTCTGTGGAGCAGTGGGGATATTTATTATTGATGGTATTCATACAAATAACGCTACAGAATTATATAAGCAAGGTAATACATTATATGATTTACAACGCTATCAAGATGCACTAGCTGTATATGATAAAGCAGTTGATATTAGACCAGGTTACCCTCAAGGGTGGTATGGGAAAGGTAAAACTTTGGCGGAATTAAAGCAATATAAAGAAGCTCTAGCAGCTTATGATAAAGCTATTCAAATTCTTCCAGATTACGTAGAAGCTTGGAGCGCTAGAGGTTTGGCATTAGCAAATTTACAGCGTTACCAAGAAGCGATCGCCTCTTTTGACAAAGCCTTACAATTAGAAGGCAACTCTCCCAACATCTGGAATGCTAAAGGTGAAGCTTTGAGTAGTTTAAAACAATATGATAATGCTATCAAAGCTTATGATAGAGCAATTGAATTACAAAAAAGCTATGAAATTGCTTGGGAAAATAAAGGGTTAGCGCTGCATAATTTAAAACGCTATGACGACGCAATTACAGCTTATGATAAAGCCTTAGAATTAAAGCCGGATGATGCCTCATTCCACTATAATCGTGGCAATGCCTTAGTAAATATAGGGCGATACGAAGATGCTTTGAAAGATTATGACCGGGCAGTACAATATAAATCTGATTATTATCAAGCTTGGTTATCGAGAAGCAATATTCTCATGAGTTTGCGACGTTATCCAGAAGCAATAGAATCATTTGATTGGGTAATTAAATCTAATCCCGGAAATTTCCAAGCCTGGTATAGTAGGGGTTGGGCGCTACATCAAAGCCAACGCTATCAACAAGCAATTGATTCTTATAATAAAGCCATTTCCTTGCGGCGTAATGATTACCAAGTTTGGTATAACTTAGGCAATTCGCAATACAATTTACAGAAATACGAAGATGCGATCGCATCCTATAATCGGGCAGTTCGTTACAAACCAGACCATTACGAAAGCTGGTATAGCAAAGGCAATGCCCTAGTCAACTTGAAACGCTATCAAGATGCGATCGCGTCTTATGCACAAGCCATCAAATACAAGCCTGACTATCAACAAGCCATCGAAGCCAGCAAGCAAGCACAAAATCAACTGCAAGCTGAAAAATCACAGCCTCTAGTTATCCCCATCATTACCATTCCCAATCCTCTTGCGCCAAAACAATGA
- a CDS encoding serine/threonine-protein kinase — translation MIHHMIGKVLQRRYQIVQSLGAGVFGQTYIAVDIDYPENPKCVVKQLKVSNSQPSYLDDLRLRFLTETETLKRLECHDQIPQLIACFEENERFYLVQEFIEGHSLTEELPINKKCGDIWSETQVVDFLEDVLGILDFVHSQGVIHCDIKPENLIRRAADGKLVLIDFGSIQPVDFGEDTELPIQNVPVTSLGYIPPEQFIGQTQPNSDIYSLGIIAIQALTGMAPLQFKLDPYTNEIIWHTPQTQVNDYLAAILSQMIRYDYEDRFQSAGEVLQIIQEMRWENELPQLEALYSLSLPPEEPSNSNIVETPVPPQKSAPLLTGMRVGIAANSVLLGLGVYSLFTTSPAYSEKETLYKATEEYQSGDLDEAIALVKSIPTQSKIYPEAQATVDEWQQQWQVAAEQYQFAETAFQAGRWSDVLVIAPKVPDILYWQSKTDKLVQQAQVNIEAQTQDLLAKAYKSANNRDFSTAISYLRQIPKESSAGAIVQQKLAEYDKKQQIRATYFLQKAYNKASAGQFDDAVKFLHKVPKNTTVYAQAQMKLNEYAQKQRLRGPSSKVAVSKVNSASKKTKADPRYYSASKIDNLY, via the coding sequence ATGATCCACCACATGATCGGTAAAGTACTACAAAGGCGTTACCAAATCGTTCAAAGCCTAGGTGCAGGAGTATTTGGACAAACCTATATTGCCGTAGACATAGATTACCCCGAGAACCCTAAGTGCGTTGTTAAACAGCTCAAGGTGAGCAATTCTCAACCTAGTTACCTGGATGACTTAAGGTTACGTTTTCTCACTGAAACCGAAACTCTCAAGCGTTTGGAATGTCACGACCAAATTCCCCAACTCATTGCTTGCTTTGAGGAAAACGAACGTTTCTATTTAGTGCAAGAGTTTATTGAAGGACATTCATTAACTGAAGAACTACCCATAAATAAAAAATGTGGTGATATTTGGAGTGAAACCCAAGTAGTAGATTTTTTGGAAGATGTTTTAGGAATTCTGGATTTTGTTCACTCTCAGGGAGTTATCCATTGCGATATCAAACCAGAAAATTTAATTAGGCGCGCTGCTGATGGCAAATTAGTACTGATTGATTTTGGTTCCATCCAGCCAGTTGATTTTGGTGAGGATACAGAATTACCTATTCAGAATGTTCCGGTTACCTCATTGGGTTATATCCCACCAGAACAATTTATTGGTCAAACACAGCCTAATAGCGATATTTATTCTTTAGGTATAATTGCCATCCAAGCTTTAACCGGAATGGCACCATTACAATTTAAATTAGACCCTTATACAAATGAGATTATTTGGCATACTCCTCAAACCCAAGTTAATGATTATTTAGCTGCTATTCTCAGCCAAATGATCCGCTACGATTACGAAGACCGCTTCCAATCTGCGGGTGAGGTACTGCAAATAATCCAAGAAATGCGGTGGGAAAATGAGTTACCCCAACTAGAAGCACTATATAGCCTGTCTCTACCACCCGAAGAACCTAGCAATAGCAATATCGTTGAAACTCCTGTACCACCACAGAAGTCTGCGCCACTACTCACAGGAATGAGAGTAGGTATCGCTGCTAATTCTGTATTGCTGGGATTGGGAGTATATTCATTATTTACAACTTCTCCAGCTTACTCAGAGAAAGAAACTTTATATAAAGCTACCGAAGAATATCAATCGGGAGATTTAGACGAAGCGATCGCGCTAGTCAAATCCATTCCCACCCAAAGTAAAATTTATCCAGAAGCTCAAGCCACCGTTGATGAATGGCAACAGCAATGGCAAGTAGCAGCTGAACAATATCAATTTGCAGAAACCGCCTTCCAAGCTGGTAGATGGTCGGATGTACTGGTGATTGCTCCTAAAGTTCCTGATATTTTATATTGGCAATCTAAAACAGATAAACTAGTGCAGCAAGCACAAGTCAACATAGAAGCACAAACGCAAGATTTATTAGCTAAAGCTTACAAAAGCGCAAATAATAGAGATTTTTCTACTGCTATCAGCTATCTGCGTCAAATTCCTAAAGAAAGTTCTGCTGGTGCGATCGTGCAACAAAAATTGGCTGAGTACGATAAAAAGCAGCAAATTCGAGCTACTTACTTTTTACAAAAAGCTTACAACAAAGCCTCTGCTGGTCAATTTGATGATGCTGTCAAATTCCTGCACAAGGTTCCGAAAAATACTACTGTTTACGCACAAGCGCAAATGAAACTCAATGAGTATGCTCAAAAGCAACGTCTGCGAGGGCCAAGTAGTAAAGTAGCTGTATCAAAAGTAAATTCAGCCTCAAAAAAGACGAAAGCCGATCCCCGTTACTACTCAGCTAGTAAGATTGACAATTTATATTAG
- a CDS encoding HAD family hydrolase, giving the protein MIRAILFDLDGTLLDRDASIKHFITHQYDRFAVKLAKIAKKDYISRFIELDCRGYVWKDKVYQTLVSEFGIEAISWAELLEDYEINFMHFCIPFVNLLETLEALAKEGYLLGIITNGIGKFQQRTIQGLGIEKYFQTILISEFEGVRKPEAEIFLRALSNLNILPNESVFIGDHPQTDVMGAKRMGMKSIWKRDLGWQEPEHPDAIIDDLSELAEIVASW; this is encoded by the coding sequence ATGATTCGAGCTATTCTGTTTGATTTAGACGGAACTTTACTAGATAGAGACGCTTCTATCAAACATTTTATTACTCATCAATATGACCGATTTGCGGTTAAATTAGCTAAAATTGCTAAAAAAGATTATATTAGCAGATTTATCGAGTTAGATTGCCGAGGGTACGTTTGGAAAGATAAAGTGTACCAAACTCTTGTTAGCGAATTTGGCATTGAAGCGATTTCATGGGCTGAGTTGCTTGAGGATTATGAAATAAATTTCATGCATTTTTGTATACCCTTTGTCAACCTGCTAGAGACTCTAGAAGCTCTGGCTAAAGAAGGATATTTATTAGGAATTATTACTAATGGTATTGGTAAGTTTCAGCAGCGTACCATTCAAGGTTTAGGCATTGAAAAATATTTTCAAACAATTTTAATTTCAGAATTTGAGGGAGTTCGCAAGCCAGAAGCAGAGATATTTCTACGCGCTTTAAGTAACTTGAATATACTACCAAATGAAAGCGTATTTATCGGAGATCATCCTCAAACAGATGTGATGGGAGCTAAGAGAATGGGGATGAAAAGTATTTGGAAGAGAGACTTAGGATGGCAAGAACCAGAACATCCGGATGCGATTATTGATGATTTAAGCGAATTGGCTGAGATCGTTGCTTCTTGGTAA
- a CDS encoding isopenicillin N synthase family oxygenase, producing MNSLQVVDEGFSQVPLIDISALVSGKGDRLQVASEIGQACRECGFFYIVGHGVDEGLQQRLEQLSRKFFAQDLETKLAIRMALGGKAWRGYFPVGGELTSGKPDIKEGIYFGAELGNDHPLVQANTPMHGANLFPANIPLFRETVLEYMEAMTQLGHTLMAGIALSLGLKESYFAERYTSDPLTLFRIFNYPPDLSPADGENRWGVGEHTDYGVLTILKQDDSGGLQVKSQSRWVAAPPIPGSFVCNIGDMLDRMTRGLYRSTPHRVQNLSTRDRLSFPFFFDPNFDVEVKPIPLDGVIAKDDRTERWDQSSVHDFQGTYGDYVLSKVSKVFPELRRVVLETSK from the coding sequence ATGAATAGCTTACAAGTTGTGGATGAAGGATTTTCGCAGGTGCCGCTAATTGATATTAGCGCCTTAGTTTCGGGAAAAGGCGATCGCCTACAAGTGGCATCGGAAATTGGGCAAGCTTGTCGAGAATGCGGATTTTTCTATATTGTGGGACATGGTGTAGATGAAGGCTTGCAGCAAAGGCTAGAACAACTCAGCCGCAAGTTTTTTGCCCAGGATTTAGAAACTAAATTGGCAATTCGTATGGCTTTGGGTGGTAAAGCTTGGCGAGGGTACTTCCCAGTTGGGGGAGAACTAACATCGGGTAAGCCTGATATTAAGGAAGGTATTTACTTTGGTGCAGAACTAGGAAACGATCACCCACTGGTACAAGCCAATACTCCTATGCATGGTGCTAATCTCTTCCCTGCGAATATCCCTTTATTCCGCGAAACCGTGCTGGAATATATGGAGGCGATGACGCAACTAGGGCACACTTTAATGGCAGGTATTGCTCTTAGCTTAGGGCTAAAAGAATCTTATTTTGCTGAACGTTATACATCAGATCCCCTTACCTTATTTCGGATTTTTAACTATCCACCAGATTTATCACCTGCTGATGGTGAAAATCGGTGGGGTGTGGGCGAACATACAGACTACGGTGTTTTAACTATTCTCAAACAGGATGATTCCGGCGGATTGCAGGTAAAATCTCAATCTCGCTGGGTAGCTGCGCCGCCAATTCCCGGTTCCTTTGTTTGCAATATTGGCGATATGCTCGATCGCATGACTAGAGGTTTGTATCGTTCAACGCCTCATCGCGTACAGAATTTATCGACACGCGATCGCCTTTCGTTCCCTTTCTTTTTCGATCCCAACTTTGATGTCGAGGTAAAGCCGATTCCCCTAGATGGGGTAATAGCCAAAGACGATCGCACAGAACGTTGGGATCAGTCTAGCGTTCATGACTTTCAAGGAACCTATGGGGATTATGTGCTGAGTAAGGTATCTAAGGTTTTCCCCGAGTTGCGACGGGTGGTTTTAGAGACTTCTAAGTAA
- a CDS encoding ribonuclease D — protein MPYLTYARDIYAIIAKYTSAKTLWIDTEVADYKSRQPKLSLIQVLDDSSDMSGDRVYLLDVLGKPEIVGEFIDGVMLNPSIEKVFHNASYDLKFLGNKQAKNVTCTLEMAKKIPYYLLPVPNYQLQTLATALCSFNNIDKEEQNSDWGQRPLTDAQVDYAYLDCIYLAQVHLKLLELQSQTNPDPVTEDLAVLGNRYTEIEQQHHILNSELEHLQERIKKAMQAQNVSETSYCKLTKYERKTVKVAFTELMRLVETAGIDLDFPIPLTQKLQKDLGTNLEQLSVEVDETTSWRLVPKSPESEAESD, from the coding sequence ATGCCCTACCTTACTTATGCCAGGGATATTTACGCCATTATTGCTAAATATACCAGTGCTAAAACTCTCTGGATTGATACAGAAGTAGCTGATTATAAAAGTCGTCAACCGAAACTCTCGCTAATTCAGGTTTTGGATGACTCATCAGATATGAGTGGCGATCGCGTGTATCTTTTGGATGTTTTAGGCAAACCTGAGATTGTCGGAGAATTTATTGACGGCGTTATGCTCAATCCTAGTATTGAAAAGGTATTTCATAATGCTAGTTATGATTTGAAATTTCTGGGTAATAAGCAAGCTAAGAATGTTACTTGTACCTTAGAAATGGCTAAAAAAATTCCCTACTACCTTTTGCCAGTACCTAACTATCAACTGCAAACTTTAGCTACAGCACTTTGCTCTTTTAATAATATTGATAAAGAAGAGCAAAATAGTGATTGGGGACAGCGTCCTTTAACTGACGCACAAGTTGATTATGCGTACCTAGATTGTATATATCTTGCTCAAGTACATTTAAAATTACTAGAGTTACAATCCCAAACAAATCCCGATCCGGTGACAGAAGATTTAGCTGTACTTGGTAATAGATATACGGAAATTGAACAGCAGCATCACATATTAAATTCCGAATTAGAACATCTGCAAGAGCGGATTAAAAAAGCTATGCAGGCGCAAAATGTCTCCGAAACATCATATTGCAAGCTGACTAAATATGAGCGTAAAACAGTAAAAGTGGCATTTACTGAACTTATGAGACTCGTAGAAACCGCAGGGATTGATTTAGATTTTCCCATCCCCTTGACTCAGAAACTGCAAAAAGATTTAGGCACAAACTTAGAACAACTCTCTGTAGAGGTGGATGAAACTACCTCTTGGCGGTTGGTACCCAAAAGCCCAGAAAGCGAGGCTGAGAGCGATTAA
- a CDS encoding tetratricopeptide repeat protein yields MKLQLFDREWTRLGRAFTIALLAILSTITNLSCSKNSDVLVTEIGVTPPSRRPAKTSKAVEFYLQGQSQHAKGNSEAAIASYNQAISLNPQYGVAFKARGLAKFDSGKKQEAIADYNEALKINPNDAEAYNSRASAKASIGDNKGAITDYNEAIRLAPSYAEAYNNRGNARATTGDRNGALEDFDRAIRINTRYAIAYNNRGNLRAAKGDQQGAISDYNQAIRINPNFGPAYNNRGNARAAQGDKPGAIKDLQQAADIFQSEGNKDLYQQVMNNIKELGQ; encoded by the coding sequence ATGAAACTGCAATTATTTGATCGAGAGTGGACAAGGTTAGGCAGAGCATTTACCATAGCTTTGTTAGCAATATTGAGTACAATTACTAACCTTTCCTGTAGTAAAAATAGTGATGTATTAGTAACAGAAATTGGAGTAACTCCCCCCAGCCGTCGCCCAGCTAAAACATCTAAGGCAGTGGAATTTTATCTTCAAGGACAAAGTCAACACGCTAAAGGTAACTCAGAAGCAGCGATCGCATCCTATAATCAAGCAATTAGCCTGAATCCCCAATATGGTGTAGCGTTCAAAGCGCGGGGACTGGCTAAATTTGACTCGGGAAAGAAACAAGAAGCGATCGCAGATTATAACGAAGCGCTGAAGATTAATCCTAATGATGCTGAAGCCTACAATAGCCGCGCTAGTGCTAAAGCCTCAATCGGAGATAATAAAGGAGCGATTACAGATTATAACGAAGCTATTCGCCTTGCTCCTAGTTATGCTGAAGCTTACAATAATCGCGGCAATGCACGGGCTACCACAGGCGATCGCAACGGCGCGCTAGAAGATTTTGATCGAGCTATTCGCATCAATACCAGATATGCGATCGCCTACAATAATCGCGGCAACCTCCGCGCTGCTAAGGGCGACCAACAGGGCGCAATCTCTGACTATAATCAAGCTATTCGCATCAATCCTAACTTTGGCCCCGCTTACAACAACCGCGGAAACGCCCGCGCCGCCCAAGGCGATAAACCAGGCGCAATTAAAGACTTACAACAAGCCGCAGATATTTTTCAAAGTGAGGGTAATAAAGATTTGTACCAACAAGTGATGAATAATATCAAAGAATTGGGACAGTAA